One region of Catenuloplanes indicus genomic DNA includes:
- a CDS encoding GNAT family N-acetyltransferase, translated as MIRAITPDDASDVATLAVTSELFPPEAIGFVQQMMADYFAAKADGGHACLVDDHDGRLAAVAYYEPLPATDRTWELTMIGVDRSHHRRGVGTGLLQAVEADLRTRDQRLLLIQTSATPAFDRARAFYLSCGYDEEARVRDYYETGDDMVLFRKDLTAPALESGSH; from the coding sequence ATGATCCGCGCCATCACCCCGGACGACGCATCCGACGTCGCCACCTTGGCGGTGACTTCAGAGCTGTTTCCGCCAGAGGCCATCGGCTTCGTGCAGCAGATGATGGCCGACTACTTCGCCGCCAAGGCCGACGGCGGGCACGCCTGCCTCGTTGACGACCACGACGGCCGGCTGGCCGCCGTGGCCTACTACGAACCGCTACCCGCCACCGACCGCACGTGGGAACTCACCATGATCGGTGTCGACCGCAGCCACCACCGCCGCGGCGTGGGCACCGGCCTGCTGCAAGCGGTCGAAGCAGACCTCCGGACCCGTGATCAGCGGCTCCTGCTGATCCAGACATCCGCCACCCCGGCGTTCGATCGCGCCCGGGCGTTCTACCTGTCGTGCGGATACGACGAGGAAGCACGCGTCCGCGACTACTACGAGACCGGGGATGACATGGTGCTGTTCCGCAAGGATCTCACCGCACCCGCGTTGGAGTCCGGCAGTCACTGA
- a CDS encoding TetR/AcrR family transcriptional regulator, whose product MPSPPATAKGRATVQRVLDAACALFARQGIRATTLDQVQAASMTGRSQLYSYFAGKADLVTAVVNQQVERVMDAQQPLLDDIAAAADVRRWCELAAQQYTADDPVRCPIGSLVNELSEQNPHARAALAAGFARWHAVLSTGLRRVRDNGELAPHTDPDEAAAALLAAYQGGVLLAAATGDLRLLETSLTTVATGILVDSDPSSGTTGCRRPRARQ is encoded by the coding sequence ATGCCGTCGCCACCCGCGACCGCCAAAGGGCGGGCCACCGTGCAGCGGGTGCTGGACGCGGCGTGCGCGCTGTTCGCCCGTCAAGGCATCCGCGCCACCACCCTCGATCAGGTTCAAGCCGCCTCGATGACCGGCAGAAGCCAGCTGTATTCGTACTTCGCCGGCAAGGCCGACCTGGTCACCGCGGTTGTCAACCAGCAGGTCGAGCGGGTTATGGACGCTCAGCAACCCCTACTGGATGACATCGCGGCCGCCGCCGACGTGCGCCGCTGGTGCGAACTCGCCGCACAGCAGTACACCGCGGACGACCCCGTACGCTGCCCTATCGGTTCCCTGGTCAACGAGCTCAGCGAGCAAAACCCACACGCCCGTGCCGCGCTCGCCGCAGGCTTTGCCCGCTGGCACGCCGTTCTGTCGACGGGTCTACGACGGGTCCGCGACAACGGCGAGCTGGCACCACACACCGACCCCGACGAGGCGGCCGCAGCACTACTGGCGGCCTACCAGGGCGGCGTACTGCTCGCTGCGGCCACCGGCGATCTCCGCCTTCTCGAAACGAGCCTCACCACGGTGGCCACCGGCATACTCGTTGATTCTGACCCCAGCTCCGGGACGACCGGCTGTAGAAGACCGCGTGCTCGTCAGTGA
- a CDS encoding response regulator, whose translation MAVRVIVVDDQPMLLAGFVAIIDAEEDLEVVGTAADGAAAVELAAAVRPDVVVMDIRMPGMDGLAATRLITAADDAPRVLVLTTFDLDAYVFEALRAGASGFLLKDADPDELLAAIRVIAGGEALLDPAVTGRLIEAFAAGVTPSPAVERPELAALTPREREVLTLIAEGLSNAEIAARLGVGVGTVKTHVNALLTKIGVRDRVQATILAYDVGLVRPRSS comes from the coding sequence ATCGCCGTCCGAGTGATCGTGGTCGACGACCAGCCGATGCTGCTGGCCGGTTTCGTCGCCATCATCGACGCCGAGGAGGACCTGGAGGTCGTCGGGACCGCGGCCGACGGGGCCGCCGCGGTGGAGCTGGCCGCCGCGGTCCGGCCGGACGTGGTGGTCATGGACATCCGTATGCCCGGCATGGACGGACTGGCCGCGACCCGTCTGATCACCGCGGCCGACGACGCGCCCAGAGTGCTGGTGCTGACCACGTTCGATCTGGACGCGTACGTGTTCGAGGCGCTGCGCGCCGGTGCGTCCGGCTTCCTGCTCAAGGACGCGGACCCGGATGAGCTGCTGGCCGCGATCCGGGTGATCGCCGGTGGTGAGGCGCTGCTCGACCCGGCCGTCACCGGCCGCCTGATCGAGGCCTTCGCCGCCGGTGTGACACCGTCACCGGCCGTCGAGCGGCCGGAGCTGGCCGCGCTCACTCCGCGCGAACGCGAGGTGCTGACGCTGATCGCCGAGGGCCTGTCCAACGCCGAGATCGCCGCCCGCCTCGGCGTCGGCGTCGGCACCGTGAAGACCCACGTCAACGCGCTCCTGACCAAGATCGGCGTGCGGGACCGGGTGCAGGCGACCATCCTGGCGTACGACGTCGGCCTGGTCCGCCCGCGCTCCTCGTAG
- a CDS encoding histidine kinase: protein MSPKRTDWLLPLALGAVQTGVWPGPALFGRPPAVIALVLTATVVVVAALAFRRIRPVASAIVVHAATMTAQVSAEPLGAGGVSLADVLSVAPLISLFSVAAWTGVRTTVALTVALTAAMMVANAFTPGYYAGESGAGLVLLVVADALIAALAALFGHRRRVWRHGRETARRRLAEAETARAEAAREERHRLARELHDVSAHHLTAIVVTVTAARRLAEKRPELGTEALTFAAQAARRTLDTLFDLVAVMRSADATGDLPARLAGLAAEFQRLGQPVTLAPGTPGAVPADVADTTFAIVREALTNTLRYAPGGAVTIRVTTTGGAVEAHVTNAAATRPSDADGVGSGSGLAGARTRAERLGGTLTAGPAGGGWQVTARLPLTATAPSRLQRAWQGRAASVRGYLTDALVTVALAMASIAVLMIEPAITTGGEHGAALLAGAVLILHAAPLTWAHRAPWRTLAAVLAVLVGWTALTATDVLPAGSLSVLIPAGFVEAYAVYAVAAHGRGRAAWTWLVAPVTGAVAGLAITVGAFADIAAADPADYDGAAERAILTVMMTVVFGGLLTLPLLATWATGAGWRRRRTRLRDRERDLVLAATVSATGEALAERWRIAAELRTTVLARATDVLTAATRPADVLITAVQPAEPAAGVAGLVSSDADRDSRNPAVADPGPAGTGHTAAERPPAGPAGADSVGRHGDPGGWPDDTAARLDAVLAAARATLAAMRELLGSLRGGARGDVAAQEAETAPQPTAAQIGALCEAQRAAGRAVMLRYATPLPDLPPGVDVSAYRLVEAALALPGPGPLEIVIGAAGGLRIFLNRIPALTDPRAAAGLRGRVDAVGGTMTVHPAGETDILLPLPTPPPAGTVPAAAPTGTRAMAGTESQPARSDASPEPGVAPSAADSGSRPSPVTGTEAGLPTVAGTRAGSPVVAGTEAGPPRVAAGSEEVRPSPSE, encoded by the coding sequence ATGAGCCCGAAGCGCACCGACTGGCTGCTGCCGCTGGCGCTCGGCGCCGTGCAGACCGGGGTGTGGCCCGGGCCCGCGCTGTTCGGCCGGCCGCCGGCCGTGATCGCGCTGGTGCTGACCGCGACCGTGGTCGTCGTCGCCGCGCTCGCCTTCCGCCGGATCCGGCCGGTCGCCTCCGCTATCGTGGTCCACGCGGCGACGATGACCGCGCAGGTGAGCGCCGAGCCGCTCGGCGCGGGCGGCGTCTCGCTGGCCGACGTGCTCAGCGTGGCGCCGCTGATCAGCCTGTTCTCCGTCGCGGCCTGGACCGGGGTGCGGACCACGGTGGCCCTGACCGTCGCGCTCACCGCCGCGATGATGGTCGCGAACGCGTTCACGCCCGGGTACTACGCCGGGGAGAGCGGTGCCGGGCTGGTCCTGCTGGTCGTCGCGGACGCGCTGATCGCGGCGCTGGCCGCGCTGTTCGGGCACCGGCGGCGGGTGTGGCGGCACGGCCGGGAGACCGCGCGGCGGCGGCTCGCCGAGGCGGAGACGGCCCGTGCCGAGGCCGCACGCGAGGAACGGCACCGGCTCGCCCGGGAACTGCACGACGTCAGCGCACACCACCTGACCGCGATCGTGGTCACCGTGACCGCGGCCCGCCGGCTCGCGGAGAAACGGCCGGAGCTGGGTACGGAGGCGCTGACGTTCGCGGCGCAGGCGGCCCGCCGTACCCTGGACACGCTTTTTGATCTTGTTGCGGTGATGCGGTCCGCGGACGCGACCGGTGACCTCCCGGCCCGCCTGGCCGGACTCGCCGCCGAGTTCCAGCGGCTCGGCCAGCCGGTCACGCTCGCCCCCGGCACACCCGGCGCGGTCCCGGCCGACGTCGCGGACACGACGTTCGCGATCGTCCGCGAGGCCCTGACCAACACGCTGCGGTACGCCCCGGGCGGCGCGGTCACGATCCGGGTCACCACGACCGGCGGCGCGGTCGAGGCGCACGTGACGAACGCGGCCGCGACCCGCCCATCCGACGCGGACGGCGTCGGCTCCGGCAGCGGCCTGGCCGGTGCCCGCACCCGCGCCGAGCGGCTCGGCGGCACGCTCACCGCCGGCCCGGCCGGCGGCGGCTGGCAGGTCACCGCACGGCTGCCGCTGACCGCGACAGCACCGTCCCGCCTGCAGCGGGCCTGGCAGGGCCGGGCCGCGTCGGTGCGCGGCTACCTGACCGACGCGCTGGTCACGGTCGCGCTCGCAATGGCCAGCATCGCGGTGCTGATGATCGAACCGGCGATCACCACCGGAGGCGAGCACGGCGCCGCGCTCCTGGCCGGCGCGGTACTGATCCTGCACGCCGCGCCGCTGACCTGGGCACACCGGGCACCGTGGCGGACGCTCGCCGCGGTGCTCGCCGTGCTCGTCGGCTGGACCGCGCTGACCGCGACCGACGTGCTGCCGGCCGGATCGCTGAGCGTGCTGATCCCGGCCGGTTTCGTGGAGGCCTACGCGGTCTACGCGGTCGCGGCGCACGGCCGCGGCCGGGCCGCGTGGACATGGCTGGTCGCGCCCGTGACCGGGGCCGTGGCCGGTCTGGCGATCACGGTCGGCGCGTTCGCGGACATCGCCGCCGCCGATCCCGCCGACTACGACGGGGCCGCGGAACGCGCGATCCTCACCGTGATGATGACGGTGGTCTTCGGCGGGCTGCTGACGCTGCCACTGCTGGCGACGTGGGCCACCGGCGCCGGCTGGCGGCGCCGCCGAACCCGCCTGCGCGACCGGGAACGCGACCTGGTGCTGGCCGCGACGGTATCCGCGACCGGCGAGGCCCTGGCGGAACGCTGGCGAATCGCCGCCGAACTCCGCACCACGGTCCTCGCCCGCGCCACGGACGTCCTCACCGCGGCCACCCGCCCCGCCGACGTCCTCATCACTGCTGTTCAACCGGCCGAACCGGCCGCCGGCGTGGCCGGCCTGGTCTCGTCCGATGCCGACCGGGACTCGCGGAACCCTGCCGTCGCCGACCCCGGGCCGGCAGGAACCGGCCATACCGCGGCCGAGCGGCCGCCCGCCGGACCGGCGGGTGCGGACTCCGTTGGCCGCCACGGTGATCCGGGTGGGTGGCCGGACGACACCGCGGCGCGGCTGGATGCGGTGTTGGCGGCGGCACGGGCGACGCTGGCGGCGATGCGGGAACTGCTCGGCAGCCTGCGCGGCGGCGCGCGGGGCGACGTCGCGGCGCAGGAGGCGGAGACGGCGCCGCAGCCGACCGCGGCGCAGATCGGCGCGCTGTGCGAGGCACAGCGGGCGGCCGGGCGCGCGGTGATGCTCCGGTATGCCACGCCGCTGCCGGACCTGCCGCCCGGCGTGGACGTGTCCGCGTACCGGCTGGTCGAGGCGGCTCTCGCACTGCCCGGCCCCGGGCCACTGGAGATCGTCATCGGCGCGGCCGGCGGCCTGCGGATCTTCCTGAACCGGATTCCGGCGCTGACCGACCCGCGCGCCGCCGCCGGTCTGCGCGGCCGCGTCGACGCGGTCGGCGGCACGATGACCGTGCACCCGGCCGGCGAAACCGACATCCTGCTGCCGCTGCCGACCCCGCCACCGGCGGGCACGGTTCCGGCGGCGGCGCCGACCGGAACCCGCGCAATGGCCGGCACCGAGTCGCAGCCCGCCCGCAGCGACGCATCACCGGAACCCGGTGTCGCGCCGTCGGCCGCTGATTCCGGCAGTCGGCCGTCGCCGGTAACCGGCACCGAGGCCGGTCTGCCGACGGTGGCCGGGACGCGGGCCGGCTCCCCGGTGGTGGCCGGCACAGAAGCGGGGCCGCCACGCGTGGCGGCCGGTAGCGAGGAGGTGCGGCCATCGCCGTCCGAGTGA